A single window of Nocardia sp. NBC_01327 DNA harbors:
- a CDS encoding YbhB/YbcL family Raf kinase inhibitor-like protein, protein MTLLGRLLHHRRAGDTHTAWNLPNLHGPELLTLTSEHFAHGAAIPLPQCAKHIGGADLSPHLAWTPPPPGTVQLLLVVEDIDVPIAKPAVHCAALIDPSLGHLDPGALGARRPGAGVQLLRSTIGRGYHGPAPIKGHGPHHYIFQLFALSAAVAAAPHRARPRTLLPVITAPVLDRARLTGVFER, encoded by the coding sequence ATGACCCTGCTCGGCCGACTCCTGCACCACCGCAGAGCGGGCGATACGCACACGGCGTGGAACCTGCCCAATCTGCACGGCCCCGAGCTGCTGACGCTGACCAGCGAGCATTTCGCCCACGGCGCCGCGATACCGCTGCCGCAGTGCGCCAAGCACATCGGCGGAGCGGACCTGTCGCCCCACCTGGCCTGGACCCCACCGCCTCCGGGCACCGTGCAGCTGCTCCTGGTCGTCGAGGACATCGACGTCCCGATCGCCAAGCCCGCCGTGCACTGCGCCGCCTTGATCGACCCGTCCCTCGGGCACCTGGACCCCGGCGCCCTCGGCGCGCGGCGGCCAGGTGCCGGAGTCCAGCTGCTGCGCTCCACCATCGGCCGCGGATATCACGGTCCCGCACCCATCAAAGGCCATGGGCCGCACCACTACATCTTCCAGCTGTTCGCGCTTTCCGCCGCCGTCGCCGCCGCACCCCACCGTGCCCGGCCCCGCACCCTCCTGCCCGTCATCACCGCACCCGTCCTCGACCGTGCGCGGTTGACCGGCGTCTTCGAACGCTGA
- a CDS encoding NUDIX hydrolase, whose product MEAATAAIADIVRNVAPLDDLERRHLDETLRWLGQTDDVFRRAKPATPARHLVSYVVLIDPDARAILLGHHRKAGLWLPTGGHVDPGEHPLTTAGREAAEEIGIEAEFSVVGPEPLLLTITTTVGIGACHEDVSLWYVIRGDRTHPYRLDSREFSDQRWWGIDDFSTSDTDPHLPRFLTKLLAALSR is encoded by the coding sequence ATGGAAGCTGCCACGGCCGCCATCGCCGATATTGTCCGGAATGTCGCTCCCCTCGACGACCTCGAACGCCGGCACCTCGACGAGACGCTGCGCTGGCTCGGGCAGACCGACGATGTCTTCCGCCGCGCCAAGCCCGCCACGCCCGCCCGTCACCTGGTCAGCTACGTGGTGCTGATCGACCCGGACGCGCGCGCAATCCTCTTGGGGCACCATCGGAAAGCGGGTTTGTGGCTGCCCACCGGCGGTCATGTCGACCCCGGCGAGCATCCCTTGACGACCGCCGGGCGCGAGGCTGCGGAGGAGATCGGCATCGAGGCCGAATTCTCGGTCGTCGGCCCGGAACCGCTGTTGCTGACCATCACCACCACGGTGGGCATCGGCGCCTGCCACGAAGACGTCTCCCTCTGGTACGTGATCCGCGGCGACCGAACACACCCCTACCGGCTCGATTCCAGGGAATTCAGCGACCAGCGCTGGTGGGGCATCGACGACTTCTCCACCTCCGACACCGACCCGCATCTCCCCCGGTTTCTGACCAAGCTGCTGGCGGCTCTGTCTCGGTAG
- a CDS encoding isochorismatase family protein → MTLTTIDPTSALIVIDLQQGIVSAQSDPAVADVVKQAAHLTAEFRRHKLPVVLVNVTGRAPGRTEAGRPGGLGALPAGWADLIDELDVQPTDHLITKRRRSAFHDTGLDTLLRDLGVTQIVLAGISTSAGVESTARSGADYGYHVVLATDAMLDPDADSHRHSIERVFPKLGETATAAEVIDMVGATR, encoded by the coding sequence ATGACGCTGACAACGATCGACCCCACCTCCGCGCTGATCGTGATCGACCTGCAGCAGGGCATCGTCTCCGCCCAGAGCGACCCCGCGGTCGCCGATGTCGTCAAGCAGGCGGCACACCTGACCGCCGAGTTCCGCCGGCACAAGCTGCCCGTGGTGCTGGTCAATGTCACCGGGCGCGCACCGGGACGCACCGAGGCCGGACGGCCCGGGGGACTGGGCGCGCTGCCGGCCGGCTGGGCCGACCTCATCGACGAACTCGATGTGCAGCCGACCGACCACCTGATCACCAAGCGGCGGCGCAGCGCGTTCCACGACACCGGGCTCGACACCCTGCTGCGGGATCTGGGCGTCACCCAGATCGTGCTCGCGGGCATTTCGACCAGCGCCGGTGTCGAGTCGACCGCGCGCTCGGGCGCCGACTACGGGTACCACGTCGTTCTGGCCACCGACGCCATGCTCGATCCGGATGCCGATTCGCACCGGCACAGCATCGAGCGCGTCTTCCCTAAACTCGGCGAAACCGCCACCGCCGCAGAGGTTATCGACATGGTCGGGGCGACCCGATGA
- a CDS encoding SAM-dependent methyltransferase, which produces MTNSPYAVEVVPVGRVVGGRGEAFDDNWGAVEAAIELDAERFTPEALAGLGDFSHLEVVYHFHLVPEGKVETGARHPRNRQDWPLVGIFAQRGKNRPNRIGVSRCRLLGVDGLTVQVAGLDAIDGTPVLDIKPYMSEFGPRGDVHQPEWSTELMGEYF; this is translated from the coding sequence ATGACGAACTCGCCTTATGCAGTGGAGGTAGTGCCCGTGGGCCGGGTGGTCGGAGGGCGCGGTGAGGCGTTCGACGACAACTGGGGGGCCGTCGAGGCCGCCATCGAACTGGATGCGGAGCGGTTCACGCCCGAGGCGCTCGCCGGTCTCGGGGATTTCTCGCACCTGGAGGTGGTCTATCACTTCCACCTGGTGCCGGAGGGCAAGGTGGAGACCGGGGCCCGGCATCCGCGCAACCGCCAGGATTGGCCGCTGGTCGGGATCTTCGCCCAGCGCGGGAAGAACCGGCCCAACCGGATCGGGGTCTCCCGGTGCCGCCTGCTGGGCGTCGACGGCCTGACCGTGCAGGTGGCGGGCCTGGATGCGATCGACGGAACCCCGGTGCTCGATATCAAGCCCTATATGAGCGAGTTCGGTCCTCGGGGAGATGTGCACCAGCCCGAGTGGTCGACCGAGCTGATGGGCGAATACTTCTGA
- a CDS encoding NAD-dependent epimerase/dehydratase family protein encodes MRVLVTGAGGYVGRGVVAALGAAGHEPIAMVSARGGVVPGASEVRTADLLDPGALRRAVADVEVVCHLAGLGRARESVRDPLPFFRVNTAGTVALLEAMAAEGVSRIVFSSTGAIYGSPERQPMSEDMPDSPPHPYAASKLAAELAIEAQAEAGNLGAVIVRLLNVAGGADPDPTRLIPRVIAAAAGESALHINGDGTAVRDYLHVDDAAAAFVSCIEQVPAPGVHTRYNIGSGSGASILDVVAAVERATGRTVARIHGPAAPEPAALISNPAKAQAELGWSPKHSGIDEIVADTWRAAAHG; translated from the coding sequence GTGCGGGTGCTGGTGACTGGGGCGGGCGGTTATGTGGGGCGGGGTGTGGTGGCTGCGCTGGGTGCGGCTGGGCATGAGCCGATCGCGATGGTGAGTGCTCGCGGGGGCGTGGTTCCCGGCGCGAGTGAGGTGCGAACAGCCGATCTGCTCGATCCGGGGGCGCTGCGGCGGGCGGTGGCCGATGTCGAGGTGGTGTGCCATTTGGCAGGCCTCGGCCGGGCTCGCGAATCGGTGCGTGATCCGCTGCCGTTCTTCCGGGTGAATACCGCGGGAACCGTCGCTCTGCTCGAGGCGATGGCCGCCGAAGGAGTGTCCCGGATCGTGTTCTCATCGACCGGGGCGATCTACGGATCCCCGGAGCGGCAGCCGATGAGCGAGGATATGCCGGATTCCCCGCCGCACCCGTACGCGGCCAGCAAGCTCGCCGCCGAACTCGCAATCGAAGCGCAAGCCGAGGCAGGGAACCTTGGCGCAGTGATCGTCCGCCTGCTGAACGTCGCAGGGGGAGCGGACCCGGATCCCACCCGCCTCATCCCCCGCGTAATCGCCGCGGCAGCAGGCGAAAGCGCGCTGCACATCAATGGTGACGGCACTGCGGTACGCGACTACCTCCACGTCGACGACGCGGCCGCCGCCTTCGTATCCTGCATCGAACAGGTCCCCGCACCCGGTGTCCACACTCGCTACAACATCGGAAGCGGTTCCGGGGCAAGCATTCTCGACGTAGTCGCCGCGGTCGAACGGGCAACCGGGCGAACCGTCGCCCGCATCCACGGCCCCGCCGCCCCCGAACCTGCCGCTCTGATCAGCAATCCGGCGAAGGCCCAGGCCGAACTCGGTTGGTCACCAAAGCATTCCGGCATCGACGAGATCGTCGCCGACACCTGGCGGGCCGCCGCGCACGGCTGA
- a CDS encoding MarR family winged helix-turn-helix transcriptional regulator has translation MDDGLDPAEVAAALLAGVGLLVRRIRQVPTPGELTMPERAALSHLDRSGPATSAALARAMQITAQSMGATTGALRARGLVERRPDPDDGRRVVLTVTDTGRQALQNKRDARTELLAQAMTSGTFTPTELEQLASAAALLERLAQNI, from the coding sequence ATGGATGATGGCCTGGACCCCGCCGAGGTCGCCGCCGCGCTGCTGGCCGGCGTCGGTCTGCTGGTTCGCCGGATTCGCCAGGTGCCGACACCGGGTGAGCTCACGATGCCCGAGCGCGCCGCGCTATCGCATCTGGATCGCTCCGGCCCCGCCACCTCCGCGGCGCTCGCCAGGGCGATGCAGATCACCGCCCAGTCCATGGGGGCGACGACCGGCGCCCTGCGCGCACGGGGTCTGGTCGAACGCCGGCCCGACCCGGACGACGGCCGGCGGGTTGTGCTCACCGTCACCGACACCGGCCGGCAGGCGCTGCAGAACAAGCGCGACGCACGGACCGAACTCCTTGCCCAGGCCATGACCAGCGGCACATTCACTCCGACGGAGCTGGAGCAACTCGCCTCGGCCGCAGCGCTTCTCGAGCGACTGGCCCAGAACATCTGA
- a CDS encoding DNA translocase FtsK gives MPGKSRGTATSRSRAGSTRGQTPARSRASTPRTAARGRTTAAARGNAGRSAAARRRPAPRRTSNTAPLAVVTRGVSSGWNMLARGLGASTRALSRAGEIEHGHRRDGIALGLVGFGFLIVAAVWLSAGGPVGHWVDAAIRAVSGSASAALPFVLIGIAIILMRTEAHPEIRPRLVLGGLLVGLPVLGLWHMAAGAPADAHGRAHAAGFVGYVIGGPLRDGLSAWLAVPLLLLAIGFGILLLTGTTVREVPEALREIFGTGSGGDEYESYSDEPGLYDPENYDADGFPRHERVRGKRRGRAPSENYPVDEFGGSDAVTEVMGEPPLQAAKEIVAEEKPKAKVRKVPPKVVDQTPPPPVAQQLEFVTEREVDGDYQLAPLSLLTDGDPPKLRSAANDSMIEAISEVLIQFKIDAAVTGFVRGPTVTRYEVELGPGVKVEKITALARNIAYAVATENVRLLAPIPGKSAVGIEVPNADRELVRLADVLKAPTTRADHHPLVIGLGKNIEGEFVSANLAKMPHLLVAGSTGSGKSSFVNSMLVSLLHRATPEEVRMILIDPKMVELTPYEGIPHLITPIITQPKKAAAALTWLVEEMEQRYMDMQANKVRHVDDFNRKVKSGQITAPLGSERVYRPYPYILAIVDELADLMMTAPRDVEDAIVRITQKARAAGIHLVLATQRPSVDVVTGLIKTNVPSRLAFATSSLTDSRVILDQPGAEKLIGMGDALFLPMGASKPTRLQGAFISDEEISAVVEFAKTQAEPEYQEGVTAAKAGEKKEVDADIGDDLELLVQAIELVVTSQFGSTSMLQRKLRVGFAKAGRLMDLMETRGVVGPSEGSKARDVLIKSDELDGLLWTIRGGGGEPPSDDEAPEEE, from the coding sequence ATGCCAGGTAAGTCCCGCGGTACCGCAACGTCACGTTCGCGAGCGGGATCGACGCGGGGGCAGACTCCTGCACGGTCTCGGGCGAGCACTCCGCGCACCGCTGCGCGCGGTCGCACCACGGCCGCGGCGCGGGGGAATGCCGGTCGGAGCGCTGCGGCGCGCCGCCGTCCCGCACCTCGGCGCACATCGAATACCGCTCCACTGGCGGTGGTCACCCGCGGCGTGAGCAGCGGGTGGAACATGCTGGCGCGGGGGCTGGGTGCGAGCACCCGGGCCCTGAGCCGCGCCGGGGAGATCGAGCACGGGCACCGGCGGGACGGAATCGCGCTGGGGCTGGTCGGTTTCGGATTCCTCATTGTCGCGGCGGTATGGCTGTCCGCGGGCGGGCCGGTCGGGCACTGGGTGGATGCCGCGATTCGCGCGGTCTCCGGATCCGCCTCGGCGGCACTGCCGTTCGTATTGATCGGCATCGCGATCATTCTCATGCGCACCGAAGCGCATCCGGAGATCCGGCCGCGACTGGTGCTGGGCGGGCTGCTGGTCGGGCTGCCGGTGCTGGGGCTGTGGCATATGGCGGCCGGTGCACCGGCCGATGCGCACGGTCGCGCGCATGCCGCCGGCTTTGTCGGCTATGTCATCGGCGGCCCGCTGCGTGACGGTTTGAGCGCGTGGCTGGCCGTCCCACTGCTGTTGCTGGCCATCGGATTCGGCATTCTGCTGCTCACCGGCACCACGGTGCGTGAGGTTCCGGAGGCCCTGCGCGAGATCTTCGGCACCGGCAGCGGTGGCGACGAATACGAGAGCTACTCCGACGAACCCGGCCTCTACGACCCGGAAAACTATGATGCGGACGGCTTCCCGCGTCATGAGCGCGTGCGCGGCAAGCGCCGCGGCCGTGCGCCCTCGGAGAATTATCCGGTCGACGAATTCGGCGGCTCCGATGCCGTCACCGAGGTGATGGGCGAACCGCCGCTGCAGGCCGCCAAGGAGATCGTGGCCGAGGAGAAGCCGAAAGCCAAGGTGCGCAAGGTTCCTCCCAAGGTGGTCGATCAGACCCCGCCGCCGCCGGTGGCGCAGCAGTTGGAGTTCGTCACCGAGCGTGAGGTGGACGGCGACTATCAGCTCGCGCCGCTGAGTCTGCTCACCGACGGTGATCCGCCCAAGCTGCGCAGTGCCGCAAACGATTCCATGATCGAGGCGATCAGCGAGGTGCTGATCCAGTTCAAGATCGACGCCGCGGTCACCGGATTCGTGCGCGGCCCGACGGTCACCCGGTACGAGGTCGAGCTCGGCCCCGGCGTGAAGGTCGAGAAGATCACCGCGCTGGCCCGCAATATCGCCTATGCGGTCGCCACCGAGAATGTGCGCCTGCTCGCCCCGATCCCGGGCAAGTCGGCGGTCGGCATCGAAGTCCCCAATGCCGACCGGGAATTGGTGCGCCTGGCCGATGTGCTCAAGGCGCCCACCACCCGCGCCGATCACCATCCGCTGGTCATCGGCCTCGGCAAGAATATCGAGGGCGAATTCGTCTCCGCCAACCTGGCCAAGATGCCACACCTGCTGGTCGCCGGTTCCACCGGTTCCGGTAAGTCGAGTTTCGTGAACTCCATGCTGGTTTCGCTGCTGCACCGGGCGACGCCCGAAGAAGTGCGCATGATCCTCATCGACCCCAAGATGGTGGAACTGACGCCCTACGAAGGCATTCCGCATCTGATCACGCCCATCATCACCCAGCCGAAGAAGGCGGCCGCCGCGCTGACCTGGCTCGTGGAGGAGATGGAACAGCGGTATATGGACATGCAGGCCAATAAGGTTCGCCATGTCGACGACTTCAACCGCAAGGTGAAGTCGGGCCAGATCACCGCGCCCCTGGGCAGCGAACGCGTCTATCGCCCGTACCCGTACATCCTCGCCATCGTCGACGAGCTCGCCGACCTCATGATGACCGCCCCGCGCGACGTCGAGGACGCCATCGTCCGCATCACCCAGAAGGCCCGTGCCGCAGGCATTCACCTGGTGCTGGCCACCCAGCGCCCCTCGGTGGACGTGGTCACCGGTCTGATCAAGACCAATGTCCCCTCCCGCCTGGCCTTCGCCACCTCCTCGCTGACGGACTCGCGCGTCATCCTCGATCAGCCCGGCGCCGAAAAGCTCATCGGTATGGGTGACGCCCTCTTCCTCCCCATGGGCGCGAGCAAACCCACCCGCCTACAGGGCGCCTTCATCTCCGACGAAGAGATCTCCGCCGTAGTCGAATTCGCCAAGACGCAGGCCGAACCCGAATACCAGGAAGGCGTCACCGCCGCCAAGGCCGGCGAGAAGAAGGAGGTCGACGCCGATATCGGCGACGACCTCGAACTGCTCGTGCAGGCCATCGAACTGGTCGTCACCTCCCAATTCGGTTCCACCTCGATGCTGCAGCGCAAACTCCGCGTTGGTTTCGCCAAAGCCGGCCGCCTCATGGACCTCATGGAAACCCGTGGCGTAGTGGGCCCCAGCGAAGGCTCCAAGGCCCGCGACGTCCTCATCAAATCCGACGAACTCGACGGCCTGCTCTGGACCATCCGAGGCGGCGGGGGCGAGCCCCCGTCCGACGACGAGGCCCCGGAAGAAGAGTGA
- a CDS encoding cutinase family protein: protein MSRLATSCAATLVAVAVMVGTVVVGDAHAQTRGAQHCTPYTAIFAPGTWETRSDADPTVPVGMLRPIGDGLQRQFGSDITVLYAPYAASAFDQGLSYAQSLSTLENRLHTMIGGLCASTRVILAGYSQGADGIGDVATAIGNGEGPVGADRVVGVGLLADPHRNPNTTLSLGDPQPGHGIAGNRSQDFGALTDRVRTLCADGDLYCSLNATASPFLAALGRVLSGDPAPIASLIPASTDPGTLIAQAVKVGAGWTATAAKLPTILDGLTGLPAAIQSGDIRGAHQIASDLNADLAPMVQAAAGVDLPLIASVIRAAGTVDPSGWTAAESVIADVLTRIDILRIAGDVGQMQETLWRAVESLTRGDSLGAAADVATLTPAGLDLAGAVVGPFATAVRGDLRVAVRALLNIGGPQCINDLVQLSRQGITMAKFYASNAHVDYGDDAQILLNYLGSQAIS from the coding sequence ATGAGCAGGCTGGCGACCTCGTGCGCGGCGACCCTGGTCGCCGTGGCCGTCATGGTCGGGACCGTGGTGGTCGGCGATGCGCACGCGCAGACGCGCGGCGCGCAGCACTGCACCCCGTATACCGCGATTTTCGCGCCGGGAACCTGGGAGACGCGTTCCGACGCGGATCCCACCGTGCCGGTCGGCATGCTCAGGCCGATCGGTGACGGTCTGCAGCGGCAATTCGGCAGCGATATCACCGTGCTCTATGCCCCTTATGCCGCAAGCGCTTTCGATCAGGGACTGAGCTACGCGCAATCGCTGAGCACCCTCGAGAACCGATTGCACACCATGATCGGCGGCCTGTGCGCCTCGACGCGGGTCATCCTCGCCGGATACAGCCAGGGCGCGGACGGCATCGGCGACGTCGCCACCGCGATCGGGAATGGCGAAGGCCCGGTCGGCGCCGATCGGGTGGTCGGCGTCGGGCTACTGGCCGATCCGCACCGCAACCCGAATACCACACTGTCACTGGGTGATCCGCAACCCGGTCACGGTATCGCCGGAAACCGGAGCCAGGATTTCGGCGCGCTGACCGACCGGGTGCGCACCCTGTGCGCCGACGGTGATCTGTACTGCTCGCTCAATGCCACCGCCTCACCGTTCCTCGCCGCGCTCGGCCGGGTGCTCAGCGGCGATCCCGCACCGATCGCCTCGCTGATCCCCGCCAGCACCGACCCCGGCACGCTCATCGCGCAGGCCGTGAAGGTGGGCGCAGGCTGGACGGCGACCGCGGCGAAGCTGCCGACCATTCTCGACGGTCTCACCGGTCTGCCTGCGGCGATCCAATCCGGTGATATTCGGGGTGCGCACCAGATCGCGAGCGATCTCAATGCGGATCTGGCCCCGATGGTCCAGGCGGCCGCGGGCGTGGATCTGCCCCTCATCGCCTCGGTCATCCGCGCGGCAGGCACCGTGGACCCCTCGGGCTGGACCGCGGCCGAGAGCGTCATCGCCGATGTCCTGACCCGAATCGATATCCTGCGCATCGCCGGAGACGTCGGGCAGATGCAGGAAACCCTCTGGCGCGCAGTCGAATCCCTCACCCGGGGCGATTCGCTCGGCGCCGCCGCCGACGTCGCGACCCTCACCCCGGCGGGACTGGATCTGGCCGGCGCCGTTGTCGGCCCGTTCGCCACCGCGGTGCGCGGCGACCTGCGGGTGGCCGTGCGCGCCCTGCTCAATATCGGTGGGCCCCAGTGCATCAACGACCTGGTGCAACTGAGCCGTCAAGGCATAACCATGGCCAAGTTCTACGCCTCGAACGCCCACGTCGACTACGGCGACGACGCCCAGATCCTCCTGAACTACCTAGGTTCCCAGGCCATTTCATAG